The following coding sequences are from one Arthrobacter crystallopoietes window:
- the lepA gene encoding translation elongation factor 4: protein MSPMARTAPVPAATDPAIIRNFCIIAHIDHGKSTLADRMLQLTGVVEQRDMKAQYLDRMDIERERGITIKSQAVRLPWEVDGKTYALNMIDTPGHVDFTYEVSRSLAACEGAVLLVDAAQGIEAQTLANLYLAMENDLTIIPVLNKIDLPAAQPEKYALELANLIGGDPEDVLKVSGKTGMGVEALLDKIVRDLPAPVGNPDAPARAMIFDSVYDTYRGVVTYVRVVDGELKPRERIQMMSTRASHELLEIGVSSPEPVPSKGLGVGEVGYLITGVKDVRQSKVGDTVTTLNNPAPESLGGYADPKPMVFSGLYPIDGADYPVLRDALDKLKLNDAALIYEPETSAALGFGFRVGFLGLLHLEITRERLERDFNLDLISTAPNVVYEVTLEDKKVITVTNPSEYPDGKVSEVREPMVSATILAPNEFVGAIMELCQGRRGDMKGMDYLSEDRVELRYRLPLAEIVFDFFDLLKSKTRGYASLDWKADGEQVADLVKVDILLQGEQVDAFSAITHKDKAYSYGVMMTGKLRELIPRQQFEVPIQAAIGSRIIARENIRAIRKDVLAKCYGGDISRKRKLLEKQKEGKKRMKMVGRVEVPQEAFIAALSSDESKDKSKK from the coding sequence GTGTCACCCATGGCCCGCACCGCACCGGTGCCTGCCGCCACAGATCCGGCGATCATCAGGAACTTCTGCATCATCGCCCACATCGACCACGGGAAGTCCACCCTGGCGGACCGGATGCTGCAGTTAACCGGCGTAGTTGAGCAGCGGGACATGAAGGCCCAGTACCTGGACCGGATGGACATCGAGCGCGAACGCGGCATCACCATCAAGTCCCAGGCCGTCCGTCTGCCATGGGAAGTCGACGGCAAGACCTACGCGCTGAACATGATCGACACACCGGGGCACGTGGACTTCACCTATGAGGTGTCTCGGTCCCTGGCTGCCTGCGAGGGCGCTGTTCTGCTCGTCGACGCGGCGCAGGGCATTGAAGCCCAGACGCTGGCGAACCTGTATCTGGCGATGGAGAACGATCTGACCATCATCCCGGTGCTGAACAAAATCGACCTGCCCGCGGCACAGCCTGAGAAGTATGCCCTGGAGCTGGCCAACCTGATCGGCGGCGATCCCGAGGATGTGCTGAAGGTCTCCGGTAAGACCGGTATGGGCGTTGAGGCCCTGCTGGACAAAATTGTCCGCGACCTCCCCGCACCTGTCGGCAATCCCGATGCCCCCGCCCGTGCCATGATTTTCGACTCGGTCTATGACACCTACCGCGGCGTGGTGACCTACGTCCGCGTGGTCGACGGGGAACTCAAGCCCCGCGAACGCATCCAGATGATGTCCACCAGAGCCAGCCACGAACTGCTGGAAATCGGTGTCAGCTCTCCGGAACCGGTACCGTCCAAGGGTCTTGGCGTTGGCGAAGTCGGCTACCTGATCACCGGCGTGAAGGACGTGCGCCAGTCCAAGGTCGGCGACACGGTCACCACCCTGAACAACCCGGCCCCGGAATCCCTCGGCGGCTATGCGGATCCGAAACCTATGGTCTTCTCCGGACTCTACCCGATCGACGGAGCAGATTATCCTGTGCTCCGCGACGCACTGGACAAGCTCAAGCTCAACGATGCGGCGCTGATTTACGAACCGGAAACCTCGGCCGCTCTCGGCTTCGGCTTCCGCGTGGGCTTCCTCGGCCTGCTCCACCTGGAAATCACGCGTGAGCGCCTGGAGCGCGACTTCAATCTGGACCTGATCTCCACCGCGCCCAACGTGGTTTATGAGGTGACCCTCGAAGACAAGAAGGTCATTACGGTCACCAACCCGAGCGAATATCCGGACGGTAAAGTCTCCGAGGTCCGGGAGCCGATGGTTTCGGCCACCATTTTGGCTCCCAACGAGTTTGTTGGCGCCATCATGGAGCTTTGCCAGGGCCGACGCGGCGATATGAAGGGCATGGATTACCTCTCGGAAGACCGGGTGGAGCTTCGCTACCGGCTGCCGTTGGCCGAAATCGTCTTCGACTTCTTCGACCTGCTCAAGTCCAAGACCCGCGGCTATGCCTCCCTCGATTGGAAGGCCGACGGCGAACAAGTCGCGGATCTGGTCAAGGTGGACATCCTGCTGCAGGGCGAACAGGTGGACGCGTTCAGCGCCATCACGCACAAGGACAAGGCCTACAGCTACGGCGTCATGATGACGGGCAAGCTGCGCGAGCTCATCCCTCGCCAGCAGTTCGAGGTGCCCATCCAGGCAGCCATCGGCTCGCGCATCATCGCCCGAGAGAATATCCGTGCCATCCGCAAGGACGTGCTGGCCAAGTGTTACGGCGGCGACATCAGCCGTAAGCGCAAGCTGCTGGAGAAGCAGAAGGAAGGCAAGAAGCGCATGAAGATGGTCGGCCGGGTGGAAGTTCCCCAGGAGGCCTTCATCGCAGCGCTGTCTTCGGACGAATCGAAAGACAAGAGCAAGAAGTAA
- a CDS encoding type II toxin-antitoxin system PemK/MazF family toxin — MTYSPSPDGEPDPGEIVWTWVPYEEDHSKGKDRPVLLIGRNGHWLLALMMTSKDRNNGTSSHEDYVDIGDGSWDARGRPSEVKLDRVLQLDPRDIRREGAVLGEREFSQVATALRRTHGWN, encoded by the coding sequence GTGACCTACTCCCCCAGCCCAGACGGCGAACCAGATCCTGGCGAAATTGTCTGGACCTGGGTTCCTTACGAAGAGGACCACAGCAAGGGCAAAGACCGGCCGGTGCTGCTGATAGGCCGTAACGGCCACTGGCTGCTGGCATTGATGATGACCAGCAAGGACCGGAACAACGGAACAAGCAGCCATGAGGACTACGTAGATATAGGGGATGGATCCTGGGACGCCCGGGGACGGCCCAGCGAGGTAAAACTAGACCGCGTACTGCAGTTGGATCCGCGGGATATCCGGCGCGAGGGGGCTGTCCTGGGCGAACGCGAGTTCTCCCAGGTGGCGACAGCGTTGAGACGGACGCACGGTTGGAATTAG
- the rpsT gene encoding 30S ribosomal protein S20, whose product MANIKSQKKRILTNEKARQRNIAVRSELKTAIRAVGSAIESSDKDGATAALATASRKLDKAVSKGVIHKNNAANRKSAISKKVNAL is encoded by the coding sequence GTGGCTAATATCAAGTCCCAGAAGAAGCGCATCCTGACCAACGAGAAGGCCCGCCAGCGCAATATCGCTGTCCGGTCCGAGCTGAAGACTGCCATCCGCGCAGTCGGCAGCGCCATTGAGTCCTCCGACAAGGACGGTGCAACCGCTGCTCTGGCTACCGCCAGCCGCAAGCTGGACAAGGCAGTCAGCAAGGGCGTTATTCACAAGAACAACGCTGCTAACCGCAAGTCCGCTATCTCCAAGAAGGTCAACGCCCTCTAG
- the holA gene encoding DNA polymerase III subunit delta encodes MNPPPARPAAGSKTAGRTVSWREVEPAPVVLISGPEEYLAHRARDRIRSLTRGIHPDVELTTLEAASYASGQLTMIASPSLFGESKLVEVDGVAQMNDEFLADALVYLQAPAEDVTLVLHHSGGVRGKKLLDAIKASGAPVVDCQAMKKDSDKLDFVRREFKAARRGLDPAAGQALVSAVGASLPDLAAACAQLISDVQGTVTEETVEKYYGGRVEATGFKVADAAVSGRGAVALSTLRHALATGVDPVPIVAVLAMKLRQIAKVKGASVSAKDAGLAPWQFDQARKDARNWDSAALAACIQMLAETDAQVKGAARDPEYAVERAVTVIAASVGH; translated from the coding sequence GTGAATCCACCCCCGGCCCGTCCGGCCGCAGGCAGCAAGACTGCCGGCCGAACTGTTTCCTGGCGCGAAGTTGAACCGGCTCCGGTCGTACTCATCAGTGGGCCGGAAGAATATCTGGCACACCGGGCCAGAGACCGTATTCGTTCGCTGACCCGGGGAATACACCCGGACGTCGAACTCACCACGCTGGAAGCCGCATCCTATGCGTCCGGCCAATTGACTATGATTGCCAGCCCCAGCCTCTTCGGCGAGTCAAAGCTCGTTGAAGTGGACGGAGTTGCGCAGATGAACGACGAATTTCTGGCCGACGCCTTGGTATATCTGCAGGCGCCGGCGGAGGACGTGACCCTGGTGCTGCACCATTCGGGCGGCGTCCGGGGCAAGAAATTACTGGACGCTATCAAGGCCAGCGGGGCACCGGTGGTCGACTGCCAGGCGATGAAGAAGGACTCCGACAAACTGGACTTTGTCCGGCGGGAGTTCAAAGCCGCCCGGCGCGGACTTGATCCGGCGGCCGGTCAAGCCCTGGTCTCGGCCGTCGGTGCGTCCCTCCCGGATCTTGCGGCGGCGTGCGCTCAACTGATCTCGGACGTTCAGGGTACGGTCACGGAAGAGACGGTCGAAAAGTACTACGGTGGCCGGGTGGAAGCCACGGGGTTCAAGGTGGCTGATGCCGCCGTCTCGGGCAGGGGGGCTGTTGCCCTGTCCACGCTCCGTCATGCATTGGCCACGGGCGTGGATCCGGTGCCGATAGTCGCTGTCCTGGCTATGAAACTCCGGCAGATCGCCAAAGTAAAGGGAGCATCAGTCAGCGCTAAAGACGCCGGCTTGGCCCCGTGGCAGTTCGACCAAGCACGTAAGGACGCCAGGAATTGGGATTCGGCTGCGCTGGCTGCCTGCATTCAAATGCTTGCGGAAACAGATGCCCAGGTGAAGGGCGCAGCCCGGGATCCCGAATATGCCGTCGAGCGTGCCGTTACCGTCATCGCAGCGAGCGTTGGCCACTGA
- a CDS encoding ComEC/Rec2 family competence protein — protein MSLILLRLPAAVALTCAGVGLGTVTVLLLAGLRRRRRKSLPAVSGTLFLLVCIAGLLALVIGVKQTERVSGPIGPAIEAGAYVTAELTALSDASRSTKPSMFGSGPRYLVTAEITEASHGGRKFEAATPVLVIGNQTWQTVRYGDRLHAAGTLAPMEPGSSETAMLSASTAPAVTSTPAAAEAVNTLRSLFVEHTRSLPPDARGLLPGMVFGDREQQTDDLEEAMRRTGLTHLMAVSGANCSYLLGFVYLLATACRAPRWLSSALGIVALAGFVLLVRPEPSVLRAAVMGAIGVAALVSGRRRASLSFLALAVIVLLLANPWLAGEYSFILSVLATLGLVLLGSTCSRWLQYFMPKLLADAMAIPLAAQLFCTPVLVQLQPELAMFSIPANILAAPVVPFVTIGGMVSLALLPWAPLPGGWLVHATGFLTLWVAQIARTFSGLPLATLPWLGGPAGAVLAAASAVGLLALLWLAAQGRDGISSLWFRVEQATGHGRGSDRRYTPELPASANHGTRVDTDQEASPGRVTRRLAVARWTGKQRVGAAFCSAAVVGGLLGWLVSSTGAAPLPDRWDAVVCNVGQGDGLVIRTGTGQAMIIDAGPEPGAMDSCLDSLGVESVGLLVLTHMHLDHYGGLDGVLDGRKVARVIVGSSKKELPDLVEDTLAEHGLDSELGEAGQSGRTGSASWQILWPTAARSGASENDSSIVMLVTVPGADGGVLRILLTGDLEEEAAADLLRGLALEPGSVDILKISHHGARNGGTAILDQVQPRAAVISVGSDNDYGHPAPEILSALERLRIPVFRTDQIGTIVVDLADGSLAVRPAE, from the coding sequence GTGTCGCTTATTTTGCTGCGGCTACCGGCCGCCGTGGCCTTGACCTGCGCAGGCGTGGGCTTGGGCACGGTGACAGTTCTCCTGCTGGCCGGGCTACGCCGACGTCGGCGGAAGTCTCTGCCGGCGGTCAGTGGCACACTGTTCCTGCTGGTATGCATTGCCGGGTTGCTGGCACTGGTCATCGGCGTCAAACAAACGGAACGGGTCAGCGGGCCGATTGGGCCCGCCATCGAGGCCGGAGCGTACGTCACAGCCGAACTAACGGCCCTCTCGGACGCCTCGCGCTCGACGAAGCCGTCGATGTTCGGCTCCGGTCCACGGTATCTCGTCACCGCCGAAATCACCGAGGCATCCCATGGGGGACGGAAATTCGAGGCTGCAACTCCGGTGCTTGTCATCGGTAACCAGACATGGCAGACAGTCCGCTACGGGGATCGTTTGCACGCCGCTGGAACCCTGGCACCGATGGAACCAGGGTCGTCGGAAACTGCCATGCTGAGTGCCTCAACGGCCCCCGCTGTGACATCGACGCCGGCGGCTGCTGAGGCGGTCAACACGCTCCGGAGCTTATTCGTCGAACACACCCGGAGTCTGCCGCCGGATGCGCGCGGACTGCTGCCAGGAATGGTGTTCGGCGACAGAGAACAGCAGACCGACGATTTGGAGGAGGCCATGCGCCGTACCGGCCTGACGCATCTCATGGCGGTCAGTGGAGCAAACTGCAGTTACCTGCTTGGATTCGTCTACCTGCTGGCGACAGCCTGCAGAGCACCCCGCTGGCTCAGTTCAGCACTGGGCATCGTTGCGCTGGCCGGATTTGTGCTGCTGGTGCGACCAGAGCCGAGCGTCCTGCGAGCCGCCGTCATGGGAGCGATAGGCGTGGCTGCACTGGTGTCTGGCCGGCGTCGGGCCTCGCTGTCCTTTCTCGCTCTGGCCGTCATCGTCCTCCTGCTGGCGAATCCATGGCTGGCCGGCGAATACAGTTTCATTCTCTCGGTGCTGGCTACCTTGGGGCTGGTGCTGCTCGGCAGCACATGCTCGCGATGGCTGCAATACTTCATGCCGAAGCTGCTCGCCGATGCGATGGCGATTCCGCTGGCTGCCCAGCTGTTCTGCACACCCGTCCTTGTCCAGCTCCAACCGGAATTGGCCATGTTCTCAATACCGGCCAACATCCTCGCGGCCCCGGTGGTTCCCTTCGTCACCATCGGCGGCATGGTTTCCCTCGCGCTGCTCCCATGGGCGCCACTACCCGGCGGCTGGCTCGTCCACGCGACCGGCTTTCTCACCCTCTGGGTCGCGCAGATCGCCCGGACCTTCTCCGGACTGCCACTGGCCACTCTTCCGTGGCTTGGCGGACCGGCCGGAGCGGTCCTGGCCGCCGCTTCCGCCGTCGGTCTTCTCGCCCTTTTGTGGCTGGCTGCGCAGGGTCGGGACGGTATTTCCTCTCTGTGGTTCAGGGTCGAGCAGGCGACCGGCCACGGCCGTGGCTCCGACCGGCGGTACACCCCTGAACTGCCTGCGTCCGCAAACCACGGGACCCGTGTAGACACGGACCAGGAGGCCAGCCCGGGGAGGGTAACCAGGCGGCTTGCGGTAGCGCGATGGACCGGGAAACAGCGGGTGGGGGCTGCGTTTTGCTCGGCCGCCGTCGTCGGTGGGTTGTTGGGCTGGCTGGTCTCCAGCACGGGCGCGGCCCCGCTGCCGGACCGCTGGGATGCTGTGGTCTGCAACGTCGGCCAAGGAGACGGGCTGGTGATCCGCACAGGTACAGGACAGGCCATGATCATTGATGCCGGTCCTGAACCAGGCGCCATGGATTCATGTCTGGATTCGCTCGGAGTGGAGAGCGTCGGGCTTTTGGTTCTCACGCATATGCACCTGGACCATTACGGTGGCCTGGACGGCGTGCTGGACGGACGTAAGGTGGCCCGGGTAATCGTAGGAAGTTCGAAGAAGGAGTTGCCCGACCTGGTCGAGGACACACTGGCCGAACACGGATTGGATTCTGAGCTTGGCGAGGCTGGGCAGTCCGGCAGGACGGGCAGCGCTTCGTGGCAAATTCTCTGGCCGACGGCTGCACGGAGCGGTGCTTCGGAGAATGATTCGAGTATTGTCATGCTGGTCACAGTCCCTGGCGCCGACGGCGGGGTTCTGCGGATACTGCTGACCGGCGATCTGGAAGAGGAGGCTGCGGCAGATCTGCTCCGGGGCTTGGCTCTTGAGCCGGGCAGCGTGGACATCCTCAAGATCAGCCATCATGGCGCCCGAAACGGTGGGACAGCGATCCTGGACCAGGTGCAGCCGAGAGCGGCGGTCATTTCCGTCGGCAGTGACAATGACTATGGCCATCCTGCGCCCGAGATTCTCTCGGCGCTGGAGCGGCTCCGGATACCCGTTTTCCGGACGGATCAAATCGGTACCATCGTCGTCGATCTCGCCGACGGCAGCCTGGCCGTGCGCCCGGCGGAATGA
- a CDS encoding ComEA family DNA-binding protein, with protein MGRHRWGTAATEASHGLKISARRPRLRVALGAALIAAGLAFGYALVLLLTADTHREESDVLLSLPVTSSAPVAGPSGEGQGAEQAAEPLPSAAANEEADSAGAAADPGNAAQIIVHVAGAVGRPGIVRLPASARVFEALEAAGGASEDAELASLNLAAPLTDGQQVFVSSPEHQSASGSNGTAGGPEGGAVGAEDQPAAKINLNTASLEELETLPRVGPVLAQRIIDFREQHGSFGRPEDLDAVPGIGEVMLASLVDLVTV; from the coding sequence ATGGGCCGCCACCGCTGGGGAACAGCCGCCACAGAAGCCAGCCACGGCCTCAAAATATCTGCCCGGCGCCCGCGTCTGCGGGTGGCACTTGGCGCAGCGCTGATTGCTGCAGGCCTGGCCTTCGGCTACGCTTTGGTGCTGCTCCTGACGGCAGATACGCACAGAGAAGAGAGCGATGTACTGCTCTCTCTACCCGTCACGAGTTCCGCACCGGTGGCCGGACCGAGTGGAGAAGGGCAGGGCGCGGAGCAGGCCGCCGAGCCATTGCCCTCGGCCGCGGCAAACGAGGAAGCTGATTCTGCAGGGGCGGCGGCCGATCCAGGGAACGCAGCGCAGATCATTGTCCATGTCGCTGGCGCCGTCGGGCGTCCGGGGATTGTCCGCCTACCGGCGTCGGCGCGGGTATTTGAAGCACTGGAAGCCGCGGGAGGTGCCAGCGAGGACGCCGAACTGGCATCCCTGAACCTGGCTGCGCCGCTCACGGATGGTCAACAGGTCTTCGTTTCCTCCCCCGAGCACCAGTCCGCCTCCGGCAGCAACGGGACCGCAGGGGGTCCCGAGGGCGGTGCCGTTGGAGCAGAAGACCAGCCCGCAGCCAAGATCAATCTCAACACCGCCTCGCTGGAAGAACTTGAGACGCTGCCCCGGGTCGGGCCCGTTCTGGCTCAACGGATCATCGACTTCCGCGAGCAGCATGGAAGCTTCGGCCGGCCCGAAGACCTGGATGCAGTGCCGGGCATCGGCGAAGTCATGCTCGCAAGCCTCGTGGACTTGGTCACCGTATGA
- a CDS encoding DegV family protein produces the protein MSWLEELVQRSRQLLHQAGRKPDEASGGPRVAVVTDSAASLPVEWAAEPETADWLRIVPMPVMISGQIYGEGVDDVPAVLTIGLAEGKEVKTSRPSPGLFTRTYEELQRQGFDAIVSIHLSGSLSGTVEAAALAAAEVDIPVEIVDTRSVAMAEGFAVVAAVLAAQDGAEVSAVAERAREAAAAADVLFYVPSLDQLRRGGRINPAAGFFGSLLAIKPILTIRDGAIAEVEKIRTASKALVRMQQLVVRRIEELEYSPQLAVHYFGNEAEARSLAEELSPHVGDEILVTAVPSVLAAHAGLGVLAVVIGPAMPEPVS, from the coding sequence ATGTCATGGCTTGAGGAGCTGGTGCAGCGGTCACGGCAACTGCTGCACCAGGCTGGCCGCAAGCCGGACGAGGCGTCCGGAGGGCCCCGCGTCGCCGTCGTGACGGATTCGGCAGCCTCGCTGCCGGTGGAGTGGGCAGCCGAACCGGAAACCGCGGACTGGCTGCGGATCGTCCCGATGCCGGTGATGATTTCCGGCCAGATCTATGGCGAGGGCGTGGACGATGTCCCCGCCGTGCTGACCATCGGGCTGGCTGAAGGCAAGGAAGTCAAGACCTCCAGGCCGTCGCCAGGCCTCTTCACCCGGACCTACGAGGAACTGCAGCGGCAGGGCTTCGACGCTATTGTCTCCATCCACCTCTCGGGATCCCTGTCCGGTACCGTGGAAGCCGCGGCGCTGGCTGCGGCAGAGGTCGATATCCCGGTGGAGATCGTCGACACCCGGTCGGTGGCGATGGCGGAGGGCTTTGCCGTTGTCGCCGCGGTGCTGGCGGCGCAGGACGGTGCGGAGGTATCCGCGGTGGCGGAACGGGCCCGGGAAGCGGCGGCAGCGGCCGACGTCCTCTTCTATGTTCCCAGTCTGGACCAGCTGCGCCGGGGCGGGCGGATCAATCCGGCCGCCGGGTTCTTCGGGTCGCTGCTGGCCATCAAACCCATTCTCACCATCCGCGACGGTGCCATCGCGGAGGTGGAAAAAATCCGGACCGCTTCCAAGGCGCTGGTCCGGATGCAGCAGCTGGTGGTCCGGCGAATCGAGGAACTCGAGTATTCACCACAACTGGCTGTCCATTATTTTGGCAATGAGGCAGAGGCCAGGTCGCTGGCCGAAGAGCTCAGTCCCCATGTCGGTGATGAAATCCTGGTCACCGCAGTACCGTCGGTGCTGGCCGCGCATGCCGGACTGGGTGTCCTTGCCGTCGTCATAGGACCCGCCATGCCCGAGCCGGTGTCCTGA
- the leuS gene encoding leucine--tRNA ligase, giving the protein MEAKWPAVWEELGVFKAVDDGSKERRYVLDMFPYPSGDLHMGHAEAFAMGDVVARYLRLKGYDVLHPIGWDSFGLPAENAAIKRNAHPSEWTYANIETQAASFKRYAISADWSRRLHTSDADYYRWTQWLFLRFYERGLAYRKNSPVNWCPKDLTVLANEQVVNGACERCGTPVTKKSLNQWYFKITEYADRLLDDMDELKGHWPERVLAMQRNWIGRSEGAHVNFKIEPADGRDAKDVTVFTTRPDTLHGATFFVVAADAHLALDLVTPEQHDALMDYREKVKALSDIERQSTDREKTGVFLGRYAINPLNGEKLPVWAADYVLADYGTGAIMAVPAHDQRDLDFAKTFDLPVRAVLDTGEEDPAVSGTATTGEGSLINSGELNGLSKEEGIAKAIDIVEAAGTGEKTVNYRLRDWLLSRQRFWGAPIPIIHCAECGEVPVPDNQLPVRLPEDLRGEALSPKGTSPLAAAADWVNVDCPNCGRAATRDTDTMDTFVDSSWYYLRFASPDYTEGPFDVEAVNKWLPVGQYVGGVEHAILHLLYSRFFTKVLKDLGLVDFDEPFSSLLNQGQVLNGGKAMSKSLGNGVDLGEQLDKFGVDAIRLTMIFASPPEDDVDWADVSPSGSAKFLARAWRLGQDVTSPVGADPADGDRALRSVTHRTIADAAELLDNHKFNVVIARLMELVNATRKAIDSGVGGADPAVREATEAVAIVLSLFAPYTAEDLWAALGHEPSVAAASWPAVDEQLLVQATVTAVVQVQGKVRDRLEVAPDISEEELKAKALASEQVVKTLDGRSVRTVIVRAPKLVNIVPA; this is encoded by the coding sequence ATGGAGGCCAAATGGCCTGCCGTCTGGGAAGAGCTCGGCGTCTTCAAGGCCGTTGACGACGGCTCGAAGGAACGCCGTTACGTGCTGGATATGTTCCCCTATCCCTCGGGTGACCTTCACATGGGCCACGCCGAGGCGTTCGCCATGGGCGACGTCGTCGCGCGCTACCTGCGGCTGAAGGGCTACGACGTCCTGCACCCGATCGGCTGGGATTCCTTCGGCCTGCCGGCGGAAAATGCGGCTATCAAGCGCAACGCGCACCCCTCCGAATGGACGTACGCCAACATCGAGACACAGGCGGCCTCCTTCAAGCGCTACGCCATCAGCGCCGACTGGTCCCGGCGGCTGCACACTTCCGACGCGGACTACTACCGCTGGACGCAGTGGCTGTTCCTGCGGTTCTACGAGCGCGGATTGGCCTACCGGAAGAACTCGCCGGTCAACTGGTGCCCGAAGGACCTGACGGTGCTGGCCAACGAACAGGTTGTCAACGGTGCCTGTGAACGATGCGGTACGCCGGTCACCAAGAAGAGCCTGAACCAGTGGTACTTCAAGATCACGGAGTACGCCGACCGGCTGCTGGATGACATGGACGAGCTGAAGGGCCATTGGCCTGAGCGTGTGCTGGCCATGCAGCGCAACTGGATCGGCCGGTCCGAAGGTGCCCACGTCAACTTCAAGATCGAGCCCGCGGACGGCCGGGATGCCAAGGACGTCACCGTCTTCACGACCCGCCCGGACACGTTGCACGGCGCGACGTTCTTCGTCGTTGCCGCGGATGCCCATCTGGCCCTGGACCTTGTCACGCCCGAACAGCACGATGCGCTGATGGACTACCGCGAAAAGGTCAAGGCTCTCTCCGATATCGAACGCCAGTCCACCGACCGGGAGAAGACCGGCGTCTTCCTCGGCCGTTATGCCATCAACCCCTTGAACGGCGAGAAACTGCCGGTCTGGGCGGCCGACTACGTGCTGGCGGACTACGGCACCGGTGCGATCATGGCTGTTCCCGCACATGACCAGCGCGACCTGGACTTCGCCAAGACCTTCGACCTGCCCGTGCGGGCGGTTCTGGACACCGGTGAGGAAGATCCCGCGGTCAGCGGGACCGCCACCACGGGCGAAGGCAGCCTGATCAACTCGGGCGAGCTTAACGGCCTGTCCAAGGAAGAGGGCATTGCCAAGGCCATCGACATTGTCGAGGCGGCGGGCACCGGCGAGAAGACGGTCAACTACCGGCTCCGCGATTGGCTGCTCAGCCGCCAGCGCTTCTGGGGCGCGCCCATCCCCATCATCCACTGCGCCGAATGCGGCGAAGTTCCGGTTCCGGACAACCAGCTTCCGGTGCGGCTGCCCGAAGACCTGCGCGGCGAAGCACTCTCACCCAAGGGCACATCGCCCCTGGCCGCCGCCGCGGACTGGGTCAATGTTGACTGCCCGAACTGCGGACGCGCCGCCACCCGGGATACGGACACCATGGATACCTTCGTGGATTCCTCCTGGTACTACCTTCGCTTCGCGTCGCCGGACTACACCGAAGGGCCCTTCGACGTCGAAGCGGTCAACAAGTGGCTGCCGGTCGGACAGTACGTGGGCGGCGTCGAGCACGCCATCCTGCACCTGCTGTACAGCCGGTTCTTCACCAAGGTGCTCAAGGATCTCGGGCTGGTGGACTTTGACGAGCCGTTCAGCTCCCTGCTGAACCAGGGCCAGGTCCTCAACGGCGGCAAGGCCATGAGCAAGTCTCTGGGCAACGGTGTGGACCTCGGCGAACAGCTCGATAAGTTCGGTGTCGACGCCATCCGCCTGACCATGATTTTCGCCTCACCGCCGGAGGACGACGTCGACTGGGCCGACGTTTCCCCGTCGGGTTCGGCTAAATTCCTGGCCCGTGCTTGGCGGTTGGGCCAGGACGTGACTTCCCCCGTCGGCGCCGATCCGGCCGACGGCGACCGCGCGCTGCGCTCGGTGACCCACCGGACCATCGCCGACGCCGCCGAACTGCTGGACAACCATAAGTTCAATGTGGTCATCGCCCGCCTCATGGAGCTGGTCAATGCCACCCGCAAGGCGATCGACAGCGGTGTCGGCGGCGCCGATCCCGCCGTCCGGGAAGCTACGGAAGCGGTTGCCATTGTGCTGAGCCTCTTCGCTCCGTACACGGCAGAGGACCTCTGGGCAGCGCTCGGGCACGAGCCCTCGGTTGCAGCAGCCAGCTGGCCGGCGGTCGACGAGCAGCTGCTGGTCCAGGCCACGGTTACCGCCGTCGTCCAGGTCCAGGGCAAAGTCCGGGACCGGCTGGAAGTTGCCCCTGACATCAGCGAAGAGGAGCTCAAGGCCAAGGCCTTGGCATCGGAACAGGTGGTCAAAACGCTCGACGGACGCAGCGTCCGCACGGTCATCGTCCGGGCACCCAAACTGGTCAATATCGTCCCGGCCTAA